The Liquorilactobacillus nagelii DSM 13675 DNA window GAAATCTGAATACTCAGGTGATTTCAAATAGTCAAAGTTTTTTTCCGCGTTTTTTAACATCGCTTTTTTTGATTTAACTCGACTAGCATAAAAACTATTTAAAATACCAAATTGATTATTGGTAGTTTGTTGTTTGGCATCACTACGAGCTAAGCTTTTTAGGTCTTGATAATTATACTTAGCAGGTAGACGATCGATTTTAGGAGCAATACGTTTTTCGTAATTTTCATTCGGACGAAAACGTGAGAATAACTGGTCTTCGTGAATTAAAAATTTACGTTGAATTGCAATTGTTTGATAATTTACCCAAGTTAACTTATGACCGGTAGCAATCTCATGAGCCATTTGACCAACGCGGTCGTTAGCACCGAGAAGCTGAACTAACCGGCGAGCGAAGTAACGATCATAAGCAGAGTTTGGATCAGCATGTTGCAGCCAAGTTAAATCTGCTAGGTCGCCATTGTAATATTTAAAGGCCGCTGGAGAGATCCCTTGTTTAACAAACCACTGTGGTGAAATAATAAAGACTGCTTTTCGGTTTTTAAGTTGGGGCATAATTGTTTCCATCGATAAAACTTGTGGCAACGATTGCGCACCCTTTTTCCCTAAAAGAAAAGGTCGATAATTATGATATCTGGCAGCCATTACAGAAGGATGAAAACGATCCATCCGTTCTAATTCACTAGAACCAAAAAACGGAACATAATGAGTAGTTTTGTTATCCAAGGCTTGCTTTTTTAAAAATTGATTTTTAAAAGTTGCTGTATCAAGCGAAACAGCAGCCTCTTTCAAAGTTTGCGAAGAAACTTTGAAATTTAACGGTAATAAGAAAAGGCCAATCAGCATTAAAACGGCAATTATGATTGGACCGAAAATCGGCCACAGTCGGTAATTTTTTTTCACTTTTGTAACTTCCTTATTTGATCACAGATTTTGTCTAAGGTATCCCATTGTGAACGATCAAATTCTGAAACAGGAACTTCAATATCAAGCTCATCTTGAAGTTGAACTAACAACTCAACAGTTCCCATTGAATCAAGGAATCCGTTACCAAAAAGGTCTTGGCCATCCCATCCCTTAACTGTTTCTTCATCAGTAGAAGTTACATCGGCTAAAACTTCAATTACTTTGTTTTTAATATCATCCATTAAAATTCACTACTTTCTTTTTATTTTTTAAAATTTCCCGCCAAACCAAAACCGATTTAAAAAACCGGAGAAAAGCAGGAAGCTTAACATGACAAAATTGAAGGTGATTACAATCGCAATAAATTCAGTAAATTTATTATGTGGTAACCATTTCAAGTGTTTCTTCTTTAAACGTAGCCACCAATCATTGATGATTAGCCCCAAGCCATGCATCAATCCATAAAGAATGTAATACCAAGTCAAGCCATGCCAACAGCCCATCACAAACATATTTAGAAGGTAGGCCAGTGAAGACAAGGTGTTGCGGTTTTTAATCCATTTATGGCGAGTAGCGGTAAAAACAAAACGCATAAAGATATAATCACGGAACCAAAACGACAAAGTCATATGCCAACGATTCCAGAACTCTTTAATGTTCTTTGATAAGAACGGTTTATTGA harbors:
- the dltD gene encoding D-alanyl-lipoteichoic acid biosynthesis protein DltD gives rise to the protein MKKNYRLWPIFGPIIIAVLMLIGLFLLPLNFKVSSQTLKEAAVSLDTATFKNQFLKKQALDNKTTHYVPFFGSSELERMDRFHPSVMAARYHNYRPFLLGKKGAQSLPQVLSMETIMPQLKNRKAVFIISPQWFVKQGISPAAFKYYNGDLADLTWLQHADPNSAYDRYFARRLVQLLGANDRVGQMAHEIATGHKLTWVNYQTIAIQRKFLIHEDQLFSRFRPNENYEKRIAPKIDRLPAKYNYQDLKSLARSDAKQQTTNNQFGILNSFYASRVKSKKAMLKNAEKNFDYLKSPEYSDFELVLKQFAKQHTQVLFMIQPINSKWANYTGLDMKMYYQSVRKIKYQLHQQGFNNIADYSHQGNTPYFMEDTIHIGWVGWVKFDKRVANFMAQKNQKTNYHLQQKFLNKNWQQLEPTEQNLKAFSHE
- the dltC gene encoding D-alanine--poly(phosphoribitol) ligase subunit DltC, encoding MDDIKNKVIEVLADVTSTDEETVKGWDGQDLFGNGFLDSMGTVELLVQLQDELDIEVPVSEFDRSQWDTLDKICDQIRKLQK